TGTTCTTGATGGATCGTCACCACCGCCGGATTGAGCTTCCATTCCGACTGATTGCTTTCGACCATGCTGACCAACACCGGTATTGGTGAATGGGCCAGCACCTTTTGCGTCTGCGATCCCAACACCAACGCCTGCAAGCCCCGCCGTCCATGCGACGCCATGAAAATCAGATCGCAACCGTGTTCCTTCGCGGCTTCGATGATCGCCTCAAAGGGCCGGTCCGCCGTGCGCACAATGGATTGGCACGGCACCTTTTTCATGCGCGCCTCGGCCTCGGCCTGGGCCACGTAGCCCTTGGCCGCACCTGCCGCATGTTCGACGAACCCGTCGGGATTGAGGGTGCGTTCCAAGGCCCCTCCATCGGTCGCGCCATAATCGCGGCGCGCCGATAGAAAGGTGATCTTGGCGCCGAGGGTTCTTGCGAACTCCACGGCCTTGCCAACCGTTTCGACCGACAAGTCGGAGCCGTCCGTGGGTACGAGCAAATGACGATACATGCGTCTTTCCGATCTCAGTTCAATGTCGAAACCTGCGGTCCGACCGACGCTTTAGGCGTCGGCGGTCAGTTCGCGGTGGATATCCGCCCACATCGAACCGGACTTGCGCGCCCCTTCGAGATACGGCTCGGGCACGATGTGGTACGGCGGACGGATTGGACCGGTCTTGATCAAACCGCCGGCTTCCATGCGCGCCTTTTCCAGGCCGATGTTGTAGGTGGAAAATTCCTTGAAGCTGCCGTTGGGGAACAACGGTGCGGCGGTCGCGCCGAGACGGCCGTTGAACGCCTTGGCCTTGCTCCAATCGCCGCTTTCGCGAGCCTCGACGACCAAGTCGCGCAGCGTGGTGGAGACGGACGGTCCGCACACCGCGCCGCTGCTCCAAAACGCGTCGATGAATTCGTCGGTGCGCGCGGCGGAGTAATAATCAAAATCGATCGGCAGCAGCTTGATTTGGCCCTTGGTCAAATGCAAATCGGCGGCCAATTGACCAATGCCCAGATACTTCGCCGTGACCACTTGGCGCACCTGCGCGACCTGGGCCCAGAACGGACGAGGAAACTCGAATTTGAACGCTTCGGGATTGGCGTAGACGGCAATGTTCATATCAGGCACCGCTTCGGCGACGTCCCTGTAAAACTGCACCGCGACCGGAACGCTCGGTGCGCACCACATCGGAATCCCCAACATGGTGCCGTCCGCACCCAGGTCGTGGGCATACTTGGTCATTTCAATGGTGTCGCGGGTGTTCATGCCCAAGGTGCCGACGAACAACGGCACCCGCCCGGCGACGGTTTCGACCAAAGTGCTCATGAACAGTTTCTTTTCGTCCCACGTCATGGTGGCGCATTCGCCCAAGGTGCCCATGGAGAGGATGCCGTTGACGCCGCCGTCGATCAGCATGTTGACCATGCGCACGGTCTCATCGACATCCACGGTGTTGGTTTCGCGCCAATCGCTGGCATTTTCCTTGGACGGGCTGGGAATGATCGCCCATGCGCCTTTGATGTCGTTGACTTCCAAGAGACCTTGACGAGACATGTACTGTTTTCCTTTTTGTATTGCGTTCGCTGTAGGCGTCGTTGGCGGCCGGGGAAACATTCCACCGAACCGCCAAGACACGCTTCACACGGGTTCCGCACGTTGGCGGATTGAGATGTATTCGAGCAGGCTCAGCAGATCGGCGAGACGTCCTCTGCGCCGAGCAACATCGAGCCCAGATTGATGGCCATGCCCTCGACGTGCATCGAGATGTGGTTGGTGCCCGCCAAAACGTTGCGCAACACCGCCTGCATGTGATTGTCGAGCATGATGCCGCGCGCGCCGGTGGCCTTGTACAAAAGCATCACCGCGTCTTCGCAGTCCTTGCCGCACTGGGCCGCCTCGGCCATGTAATGCATGCGGTCGGGCACCGGAATGGCTTCGCCGCGCTCGATAAAGTCGGTCATTTCGAAGACGACCTTTTCCAGACGCGCAATCGCACCACGCACCAACACCGTAGCCTTGCCAAGGCGCGCACGCACAAACGGGTCTTGGGTCGCGGGCGCCCGGCCCGAGCCCATGTCGAAGCTGCCGACGCGCGCCCCCATCTGTTCGACCAGTTCATCCAAACCGCCGCGGGTGCCGCCGATGACGGCCGATGCGACACAGAAACCGAACGCCACCCAGAACGGATAACGATAGTGCTTGGGCAGTTTGTCTTGGCCCAACATCAGATGCGCTTCGATCAGGCTGTGACTGTGATCTTCGGGAACGAACACATCGGTGATTTGAATATCTTTGCTGCCGGTTCCGGCCAAACCGAAGGTTTGCCACGAGTCCGGATCAATTGTGTATTCGGATGCCGGCACCATGCACACGCGATAGTCCGGACGATCGTGACCGGGAATTTGCACCATACCGCCAACAACGACGTGTTGGGCATGATCGATGCCGCTGCAAAAACGCCAGCAGCCGTTCAGCTTATAGCCGCCATCGACCTTTTCCATTTGCCCCAGCGGCGCATAGGACGAAGCCACCAAGGCGTCTTGATCGTCGCCCCACACCGCGTCGCACGAGGCTTTGCCCATCATGTAGACTTCGTAGCTGTGCAGCGCCAAGACCATCAGTACCCAGCAGCTCGACATGCAGCCGCGACCGACTTCGTGCAAAACCCGATAGAGCGTTAACGGTGACATGCCATAGCCGCCGTATTCGGTCGGCTGAACGATTTTAAAGAAACCCGCCGCGCGGAAATCGTCGATGGTTTCCTGCGGAACGGAACGCAGCGATTCACAGGACTTCGAACGTTCCTTCAAGACCGGAATCAGCGCTTGAGCGCGAGCAATCAGGTCACCCTCGGTTGGCGTATCAACGGTATTTGTTTGCGCAAGCGGCATAAAGCTATCCCCTAAATCTTTGGTTACTCGAGCACCAATTTCGATCTCTGTTCATGGTGAACGTGAAAGACACACTGGTGAGTAACGGCTGTTCTGATCTTTGTTATTGAAGGAAGGATATTGGTCGGCTCCTCCCACGGTCATCACCCAATCAGGTGATATGAAACGCGCTACGAAATCGTTTTTGCGGCACTTGCGGGCTTCAACAGGAAGAACGCCAGCGACGGCAACAACACCAGGGATCCGATCATGTTCCAAAGGAACATGAACGCGAGCAAGATCCCCATATCGGCTTGAAACTTGATCGGCGACCACACCCACGTCATCACCGCGATGGCCAAGGTGAAACCGGTCAGCATCACCACGCGTCCGGTAAAGCGCATCGCGATGTGATAGGAATGTACCAGGCTGTCGCCTTGACGCAGGCTGTTGAGCATCACCGTCAGCACGTACAGCGCATAATCAACACCAATGCCCACGCCCAAGGCGATCACCGGCAAAGTGGCGACCTTAACGCCGATGCCCAATCCCACCATCAACGCTTCGCAAAGGATTGACGTCAGCGCCAACGGCAAGATCGCGACCACCACCGCCCGCCAGGACCGGAACGTCACCCAGCACAACAACGTCACCGCACCGTAAACCCACAGCAACATGGTGTTGGATGCGTCCTTGACGACGATGTTGGTTGCCGCCTCGATACCGGCGCTGCCTGCCGCTAACAAAAATTGCACATCGGCGGTGTTGTGCTCAGAAGCGAAGCTTTCGACGTGGTTCACAACCCGAGTCAGGGTGTCGGCCTTGTGGTCCTTGAGGTAGACGTACAAGGTCAGCAGGCTGCATTGCTGATTGAACATCTCACGCGGTGCACGGGTCTGCACCGAACCCAGCGCGCCGCGATTGGCGATCAGTTCGAACCATTTGAAATTGCCTTCGTTGTAACCGACGGTGAACAGCTTCGACAGCGCGGCCATGGAATTGGTCGAATCGACACCCGGCAACTGTTCCAGTTCCCACGCCAATTGATCGACCTTCGACAACGTGTCGTATTCGGTGCATCGATCCGGTGGCGTGCGCACCATGACGACGAACACGTCGCTGCTGGCCATGTAGTTGCTGACCATGAAGGCATTGTCTTGGTTGTAACGGGAATCGGGCCGCAGCTCCGGCGCGCCGGGATCCAAGTCGCCGATTTTCAAATGCTGACTGACGGCAAATCCACCCACCGCCAAGATCACCCCCACCGCCACGGTACCAGGTGCCCAGCTGCGTGAGGTGAAGCGTTCCAAAAACAAAAACAGGCCTTTTTTGCCTTCATTTTCGCTGTCTTGTTCCAACTTCAGGCAACGTTCGGCCGCGCGTTTACTGACGCCGACATACGACAACAAGATCGGCAGCAAGATCAGATTGGTGAAGATCAACACCGCGACGCCGATGCTGGAAATCAAGGCTAGGTCTTGGATGACTTCGATGTCGATGATCAACAGCACCGCAAAGCCGACCGCGTCGCACAGCAGCGCCGTCATGCCCGCGACGAACAACCGGCGGAAGGTGTAGCGCGCCGCCACCACCCGGTGGGTCCCGCGCCCGATGTCTTGCATGATGCCGTTCATTTTCTGCGCGCCGTGGCTCATGCCGATGGCGAAAATGAGAAAGGGCACCAAAATCGAATACGGGTCGAGCTCGAAGCCCAGCATCACCACCAGGCCCATTTGCCACGACACTGCCACCATGGAACACGCCATCACCAGCAGCGTACTGCGCAAACACCGGGTATAGGCGAACAACACCGCAGTCGAGATCACCGCCGCGACGGCGAAGAACATCAAAACCTTTTCCAGGCTGTCGATCAGGTCGGCGACGATCTTGGCGAAACCGGTGACATGAATGCGGATCTTGTCGTTTTGGTACTTAGCCCGGATCTGTTCGATATGATCGCCGAACGCGCTGTAATCGAGCGGCTCCCCGGTTTGCGGATTGAAGTCGAGCAACGGAATAAAGATGATAGAAGATTGGAAATCCTGCGCGATCAAACGGCCGATTTCACCCGAGCGTTCGACGTTGGCGCGCAGTTGTTCAAGACTTCCGGGTGAACCGTCGAACCCGTCAGGCACCACAGTGTCGCCGTCCAAGCCTTCTTCGGTCACGGCGGTCCAGCGCGTCGTCGGCGTCCACAACGACTTCATGTACGGCCGGTCGACGCCGGGCAGCAGGAATATTTCATCGTTGATGCGGCGCAGGACATCCATGTATTCGGCGTCGAAGATGGTGCCGTTTTCGTTTTTGACGGCCAATCGAACAGCGTTGCCAAGTCCCTTGAGATCATTTTTGTTTTCGAGATAATTCGCCACGTAAGGATGCGCCGTGGGAATCATCTTTTCGAAGCTGGCATTCAGCTTCAAGCCCATCGATTGCCATCCCAAAAAGACAGATACGAGAAGACACGCGACCGCAACCCACAGCCGGTTGTTGAACAACACGCGCTCGGCCAGCGAACCCGACTGCGGATCGAAATCGGCAATGCTGCTGATGACGGGATGCTGATCTTTCTTTTGGATATGCAACTTCTCATGCCTCCGGGAAGCGGCTGTCGGGGGGATCAGCCGATATTTTTTGTTTAGTTTCTGGAACCCAGATCGATGCGCTTCACGCCGCGCAGGCTGCCGATGACAATGGCGCCGTCATCGGTTTGAACCACACTGGTCGCCGGCAACGGTTGGCGCATCGGTTGCGGCTTGAAATCGAGACCCTGGTCCGAACCGATGAACACTTCACCGGATTGACTGACCAACGCCAAAGAACCGTTCGAAAGCCGCACGCCGTCGCTGATGGACACCTGACTGGATAGATCGACCTTGTTCCAGGTCACTCCCCCGTCGGCGCTGCGGTAAGCGTTGGCGCGCAATCCAAAAACGATCACGTCGCCGGACCGATCGGCTATCAGGCCGAAATAACTGCCTTCGTAAGGTGTTTGCAGTGCTTTGAATTGCGCGCCGCTGCGATCGGCCTTGAGCAACAACCCCTGCTCGCCGACGATATAGATGTCATCGCCGACGGCGCGGATGCCGTACAGGTGCAGCCCACCGGGGTTGTCCACATGCGCTTGCCACGACGTCCAGGTCTTGCCCCCGTCGTCGGTACGGAAAATCAGGTTGTAAGCGCCAATGACAAAGCCGGTGTTCTCGCTGACGAACAGCACATCCAAGAACGGTTTATCTGGGCCATCGGCAACCAGATAGCGGGCCTCGCTCAGCGCGCGCGCCGCCCCTTCGGGATCGGCGATGGCGCGTTGTTCTGCCGCCTGCAAAGCTAGGGTCGCGGCTTGCTGGCCGTCCAACTGCTTGGTCCAGGTTTCACCACCGTCATCGGTGTGCAAGACGATGCCGAAATGTCCGACTGCCCACCCAGAAGTGCTTGAGACGAAATTCACCGCCGTCAGCGTCACCGAAACCGGCACCGTCACTTGACGCCAAGTCAACCCGGCGTCGTCGGAGAGCAGGACAATGCCCCGCTCTCCAACCGCAACCAGACGTTCCCCGGCCTTGGTGACCGACAAGATGGCCGAGCTCGACGCCCGTTCGCTAACCACCGCCGGTGTGTCGAGAACCGGAAAAACATCAGCTGCTGGTGCCGCAAAACCTACGGAGGGGAGGATACCGAAGAACGGCACCAGCAACCAATTGCTTAAGCGCATGCGCTTCATCGCGCCCCCAGATTGGCGAGTTCGCCAGGACTGAAGAAGCTTTGACGCAACCGCTCGATCGGGGCGTACTGACGCGGCTGCTCGTTGGATGCGGCGTTGTGGAAATACGCGCCCGTTTGCAGATTGTAGGTGCCCCAGTTGACCAACCCGGTGAGTACGGGAATGTCCGGCGCCAACAACGTCAAGGCGTAGTTCAAACGCCAGATGTTGCCTTGCGCGTCCCAACCGTCTTGCAGCAGGATCTGCCACGTGTCTTCATCGATGTAGTACTTGCGCTTGGGCACAACGTGACGCTTGTCGGACTTCAAGGTCGCCTCGACCACCCACACGCGGTGCAATTCCCAGCGCACCAAGTCGGGATTGAGGAACTTCGGCCCGATCAACTCGTCAACGGTGGCGTTGGCGGCGCGATTGTTGTTGTAGGGCACGTACATTTCCTGCTTGCCGACCAACTTCAATTCATGACGGTCGATGGGGCCGAGCAGCATGAACGCTTCATCGAACAGGCCGATGCCCGAAGTCACGAAGTCCGGCGTGTCGTAGGAAATCGTCGGCGCTTTGCGCACCCGGCGCTGACCCACCAAATATTGCCAGATGCCCCGTGCTTGCTTCGACATGTCGACGGGTTCGTGCAGCAAGATCGCCTCGCCCGCTTTAGACACCGGCGCGCTGGTCAACAGACGTGCACGTTTGTAATAGCCGTCGAAGTCTTCCAACTTACCGTCTTCAAAATAGTACGGCCGTTGATCGAATTCCTGCGCCTTGGTCGCCAACACACGATTTCCGTCGCGCGTCACCACGTAGGTGATCATCGGGAATTCAACAGTCTGGCCTTGCCATGCAAGACGGTGGTTGATGATCGCCTCGTAGCCGTTTTTGACGATCGGAAACGGAATGCCGCCATATGCGCCTTCCACGCCTTGCTTATCCTCGGACAACTTCGCCCGCGTGGCGTTTTTCTTTGTGTTGTCATAGACCCATTGCGGTGCGGCTGCGGTGCGGTGGGTCGGGTAAACGTCGAGACGAAAGTCGGGGTACTTTTTCAACAGTTCCTTGACGCCGTCGGTCAATTTGTCGGCGTGTTGGTCCATGTTGGCGCTGGTGATCGACAAGCGCGGTTTTTCCCCGGCGAAGAAATCGGGGCGCGGCGTACCACTGACGTAATCTGCGGGCACTTTGGTGTAGCCGCCATCCCATGCCGGAATGGTGCCGTCCGCGTTGCCGGCGCGTTCGGCGCCGAAAGGCGTCAATTCACCGCCCAGTTTAGAAGCTTCTTCGGCGGTGGCGCCGATCACGTTGGACGCGAAGCTCAGCGACAACACTGCCGCGATTGTCGGCAGAGTCAGTTTTTTGGTCATTTGGATATTCATTGGACATATCTCCGTATTGGGATCGTCAAAAGGCGCGCTTGATGTTCAGGGTCACGAAGTCCCTGTCTTTCAGCGGTTGATCGAAGGAAAGCTGAGCACCTTGAGTGGTCGACAGGGCTTCCAGGTAGGTCCCAGTTCGGCCGAAGTAACCGATGTAGTTGATGCCGAATTCCCAATCGCTTTGGTACGTGCCCTTGAGGCCCAAGCGGAAATCGCCGCTGTCGGAACTGCCGCCGTTAAAGTTCGCCACGGCGGAAGAACGGCCGCCGAAGTTGTAACCAACGCCCATCGGCACTTCGATATCGAGGCCCGGAAGAACCTGGAAATAGGCTGGCGAAAACAGCACGCGCAGAGACGAGGCGTTGTGCGTGGTGTTGGTATCCAGCGCCGATTGGTTGCGAGTCACGTCGAGGGTGCGGTTAAAGGCGTACTCGCCGACCACCGAACCGCCGTCCCACAACGACGACGGTTCCAAAACCGTGATCGCGGACAGGTTAAGGTGGCCCGTACGGCCCACCGCGTAAAGCGGATTGCTGGCGTTGTCGCCCGCCCCCGTACCGGTCCCGCCAGCGCCGATATTGGCTTGCGGATCGCTGTTGAGCGGTGCGTTCCAACGCACGGAACCTTCCGCCGCAACGTTGATATTGCCGATCGAGGTGCTGGCGCTGGCACCCGCCGTTTTCACGTTCTGGGCGTACATCCAACGATACTGCGTCGGAATGGTGTTCGGACCTGCGACGACAAAGCCCTCGTTGTACATGGCGGTTGGGGTCTTGGCGTGATAACGCGCGCCATACAAGCCGAACTGCCAGTCGCCGTCGCCGGGCGAGGCCAGCAATTGCACACCGAACTGCCCGCCATCCTTGGGCTTGAGATCGGCGTTCGGCGTCGAACCGTTGGTGCCAGGCGTGGCAATGTAAAACTCGTTGCCGGGGCCGACGTAATCGGTCGTACTCAAATAGCTGCCGACGCCGGGAATTTTCGTATCGCGCCATTTGAACTGGTAGTATGCGCCCAACGAGTACTCGGGCGACAATTGAATGCTGGCCGAAAGCTGTTCGACCGGACGCAAGACGTCCTTGAACTTGGTACCCGGCAGGCTGAGCATCTTCACCAGATCGATCGGACCTTGCGCTTCGGCGATGCCGTTCGACCCGTAGAACACGGTTTCGCCGTACACCAACGAATGACGCCCCAGGCGCATCGTCACCGGCTTGTCCGCAGCGTCGAATTTGCCCCAGGCGAACGCGTCGAGGATCTCTGCGTTTTTGCCATGCTGCTTGCGCGTCGGATTGGGGAATTTATTCGATGCCAGACCCGGCTGGGTGCGGTTGCTGTTGTTCACCAGGTCGTGGTCGGTCTTTTGGTTGTAGACGCGATCGTACCAAGCCGCACCACTCAACCGCACGCCGTAGTCCCAGGTGCTGACTTCCAGCTCGGTTAACAGGTCGACGCGTTCTGAAATCACGCCTTTGTCAAAGTTGCGATCGCCATCATCTTGGTTGGCGCCGAAATCGACGCCGTTGCCGCCAACGGCGCGGCCGGTCAGTTTGTTCGATTGATTTCTGACCCGAAATGCCGTGCTAACGTTAACGGTGTTGTCCCACCGCACTTTCAGATCCGGGTTGCCCGTTTCGATTTCCGCCGCTTGGACTGTTGGCGCGATGATCAACGCGACCGCCGTCATAGCCGTATGGCGGCGCATGAAGTTTAAGAATGTCAGTACGTTCACTAAACGTCCCTCCCTACCAGGTCGTATCTATGGATGCAGAATGTCGGTTTCGTTCCCAATTGACCGGCAGCTGCACAACGAATTGACGAGACGAGATGCTTGTTTTTTTGTTGTTATTGGCAGCAATCTCTAAATCCGCGCCGATGAAGTGGCAGTGCCATGGCTTCATCGACGCGGGTGTTTTGTGGATCAAGCGGCGAGGAAGCCCTGCACCAAGCCCAAAGTCTGTTCGAGTTGTTCCATCTGCGGGATGTGACCGCAGTTATCGACGATTTCGACGCGCGCGTTCTTGATCCGCTTGCCGAACTCTTCGGCGTAAACAACCGGAACCAAGGCATCGTCTTTGCCCCAGATCACCAAGGTCGGGGTCGCGATGCGGTGCAGACGCTTGCCCAATCCCTGATCGGGGAACGGCCACAGGAATTTGCCCGTGCAACCCAGCGTCCAAACCGCATGACCGACGTGGGCCGGAATGTTTTCCGGATTGGTCGGCAAGGCGAACATCGCCTGGGCGGCGGGGATGCTGGGGTCTTTGAACAGGAAGCCCGGGACCTTTTCCGGCGGCGCGCTGTAGAGGTCCGCCGTCATGATCGGCGCGTCGTCGCGCCACAGGCCGACCGGGTCCAAGCAGATCAGGTTGGTGAACATATCGGTGTAATGTGCCGCCATGTCGCAAGCGACCATGCCGCCCATGGATTGCCCGACGGCAACGGCATCTTTGACGCCGAGCTTGCTGAGCACTTCTTGATAAATCAGCAACAAGTCCCAGTAAGTGTCGACCTTGTGAATTTCGTACGGATTTCCAAAGGTGGTGCCCGGCATTTCCGGTGCGTACACGGTGTAGCTCTCGCTCAAGCGATCGAGAAACTGATCCCAGTACAAACCGGCAGCAGGGTGGAAATAAACCAGCGCGGGGCCGCTACCGGCGATCTTCACGCTGAGGTCAATCTGGTCGTCCCAAACCTTGACCACCTCTTCGCGGTCTGGCCCTTTAATCGAAATCTGGTTTGTCATTTAACGTCTCCTAGAATCTGTTGGCGATGATGGCTGCGGGTGCGTCAGGACTGCACGCCGGTGGGCCACCAGTGGTGTTCCCAACCTTCGTCTTCCCAGATCCCCTTGAGGTCCGGGAGAATCTTTTCGGCCAACAGAGAAATGTTTTTCTTGGTCAGGTCATGCGGCATGGAGCCGTGCTGAACCATCAGGACCAGGTTGCCGATGCGGAAATTCTTCACCAGCTCCACAAGCTGCTCTTTGACCGTTTCCGGTCCGCCGACGATGCAGGCCTGGTTGTCGACGAGCTCTTGGTATTGGATGTCGCGCATCTTCATGACCAGACCGAAATCGCCCGGATCCTTGACGATGTGCTCGACGCCCTTGATATCCATGT
The Magnetovibrio sp. DNA segment above includes these coding regions:
- a CDS encoding dihydrodipicolinate synthase family protein, whose product is MSRQGLLEVNDIKGAWAIIPSPSKENASDWRETNTVDVDETVRMVNMLIDGGVNGILSMGTLGECATMTWDEKKLFMSTLVETVAGRVPLFVGTLGMNTRDTIEMTKYAHDLGADGTMLGIPMWCAPSVPVAVQFYRDVAEAVPDMNIAVYANPEAFKFEFPRPFWAQVAQVRQVVTAKYLGIGQLAADLHLTKGQIKLLPIDFDYYSAARTDEFIDAFWSSGAVCGPSVSTTLRDLVVEARESGDWSKAKAFNGRLGATAAPLFPNGSFKEFSTYNIGLEKARMEAGGLIKTGPIRPPYHIVPEPYLEGARKSGSMWADIHRELTADA
- a CDS encoding WD40/YVTN/BNR-like repeat-containing protein is translated as MKRMRLSNWLLVPFFGILPSVGFAAPAADVFPVLDTPAVVSERASSSAILSVTKAGERLVAVGERGIVLLSDDAGLTWRQVTVPVSVTLTAVNFVSSTSGWAVGHFGIVLHTDDGGETWTKQLDGQQAATLALQAAEQRAIADPEGAARALSEARYLVADGPDKPFLDVLFVSENTGFVIGAYNLIFRTDDGGKTWTSWQAHVDNPGGLHLYGIRAVGDDIYIVGEQGLLLKADRSGAQFKALQTPYEGSYFGLIADRSGDVIVFGLRANAYRSADGGVTWNKVDLSSQVSISDGVRLSNGSLALVSQSGEVFIGSDQGLDFKPQPMRQPLPATSVVQTDDGAIVIGSLRGVKRIDLGSRN
- a CDS encoding alpha/beta hydrolase, coding for MTNQISIKGPDREEVVKVWDDQIDLSVKIAGSGPALVYFHPAAGLYWDQFLDRLSESYTVYAPEMPGTTFGNPYEIHKVDTYWDLLLIYQEVLSKLGVKDAVAVGQSMGGMVACDMAAHYTDMFTNLICLDPVGLWRDDAPIMTADLYSAPPEKVPGFLFKDPSIPAAQAMFALPTNPENIPAHVGHAVWTLGCTGKFLWPFPDQGLGKRLHRIATPTLVIWGKDDALVPVVYAEEFGKRIKNARVEIVDNCGHIPQMEQLEQTLGLVQGFLAA
- a CDS encoding efflux RND transporter permease subunit, translating into MSSIADFDPQSGSLAERVLFNNRLWVAVACLLVSVFLGWQSMGLKLNASFEKMIPTAHPYVANYLENKNDLKGLGNAVRLAVKNENGTIFDAEYMDVLRRINDEIFLLPGVDRPYMKSLWTPTTRWTAVTEEGLDGDTVVPDGFDGSPGSLEQLRANVERSGEIGRLIAQDFQSSIIFIPLLDFNPQTGEPLDYSAFGDHIEQIRAKYQNDKIRIHVTGFAKIVADLIDSLEKVLMFFAVAAVISTAVLFAYTRCLRSTLLVMACSMVAVSWQMGLVVMLGFELDPYSILVPFLIFAIGMSHGAQKMNGIMQDIGRGTHRVVAARYTFRRLFVAGMTALLCDAVGFAVLLIIDIEVIQDLALISSIGVAVLIFTNLILLPILLSYVGVSKRAAERCLKLEQDSENEGKKGLFLFLERFTSRSWAPGTVAVGVILAVGGFAVSQHLKIGDLDPGAPELRPDSRYNQDNAFMVSNYMASSDVFVVMVRTPPDRCTEYDTLSKVDQLAWELEQLPGVDSTNSMAALSKLFTVGYNEGNFKWFELIANRGALGSVQTRAPREMFNQQCSLLTLYVYLKDHKADTLTRVVNHVESFASEHNTADVQFLLAAGSAGIEAATNIVVKDASNTMLLWVYGAVTLLCWVTFRSWRAVVVAILPLALTSILCEALMVGLGIGVKVATLPVIALGVGIGVDYALYVLTVMLNSLRQGDSLVHSYHIAMRFTGRVVMLTGFTLAIAVMTWVWSPIKFQADMGILLAFMFLWNMIGSLVLLPSLAFFLLKPASAAKTIS
- a CDS encoding DUF1302 domain-containing protein — its product is MNVLTFLNFMRRHTAMTAVALIIAPTVQAAEIETGNPDLKVRWDNTVNVSTAFRVRNQSNKLTGRAVGGNGVDFGANQDDGDRNFDKGVISERVDLLTELEVSTWDYGVRLSGAAWYDRVYNQKTDHDLVNNSNRTQPGLASNKFPNPTRKQHGKNAEILDAFAWGKFDAADKPVTMRLGRHSLVYGETVFYGSNGIAEAQGPIDLVKMLSLPGTKFKDVLRPVEQLSASIQLSPEYSLGAYYQFKWRDTKIPGVGSYLSTTDYVGPGNEFYIATPGTNGSTPNADLKPKDGGQFGVQLLASPGDGDWQFGLYGARYHAKTPTAMYNEGFVVAGPNTIPTQYRWMYAQNVKTAGASASTSIGNINVAAEGSVRWNAPLNSDPQANIGAGGTGTGAGDNASNPLYAVGRTGHLNLSAITVLEPSSLWDGGSVVGEYAFNRTLDVTRNQSALDTNTTHNASSLRVLFSPAYFQVLPGLDIEVPMGVGYNFGGRSSAVANFNGGSSDSGDFRLGLKGTYQSDWEFGINYIGYFGRTGTYLEALSTTQGAQLSFDQPLKDRDFVTLNIKRAF
- a CDS encoding acyl-CoA dehydrogenase family protein, producing the protein MPLAQTNTVDTPTEGDLIARAQALIPVLKERSKSCESLRSVPQETIDDFRAAGFFKIVQPTEYGGYGMSPLTLYRVLHEVGRGCMSSCWVLMVLALHSYEVYMMGKASCDAVWGDDQDALVASSYAPLGQMEKVDGGYKLNGCWRFCSGIDHAQHVVVGGMVQIPGHDRPDYRVCMVPASEYTIDPDSWQTFGLAGTGSKDIQITDVFVPEDHSHSLIEAHLMLGQDKLPKHYRYPFWVAFGFCVASAVIGGTRGGLDELVEQMGARVGSFDMGSGRAPATQDPFVRARLGKATVLVRGAIARLEKVVFEMTDFIERGEAIPVPDRMHYMAEAAQCGKDCEDAVMLLYKATGARGIMLDNHMQAVLRNVLAGTNHISMHVEGMAINLGSMLLGAEDVSPIC
- a CDS encoding DUF1329 domain-containing protein; the encoded protein is MTKKLTLPTIAAVLSLSFASNVIGATAEEASKLGGELTPFGAERAGNADGTIPAWDGGYTKVPADYVSGTPRPDFFAGEKPRLSITSANMDQHADKLTDGVKELLKKYPDFRLDVYPTHRTAAAPQWVYDNTKKNATRAKLSEDKQGVEGAYGGIPFPIVKNGYEAIINHRLAWQGQTVEFPMITYVVTRDGNRVLATKAQEFDQRPYYFEDGKLEDFDGYYKRARLLTSAPVSKAGEAILLHEPVDMSKQARGIWQYLVGQRRVRKAPTISYDTPDFVTSGIGLFDEAFMLLGPIDRHELKLVGKQEMYVPYNNNRAANATVDELIGPKFLNPDLVRWELHRVWVVEATLKSDKRHVVPKRKYYIDEDTWQILLQDGWDAQGNIWRLNYALTLLAPDIPVLTGLVNWGTYNLQTGAYFHNAASNEQPRQYAPIERLRQSFFSPGELANLGAR